The Parcubacteria group bacterium genome window below encodes:
- a CDS encoding valine--tRNA ligase: protein MIKELPKNYNAKDSEKKWQDFWEKEGIYKFDKNSKSPVFSIDTPPPYISSDSLHTGHAMSYTQAEIIVRYHRMKGENIFYPMGFDDNGLPTERFVEKKYKVDKSKITRQEFVELCLKETREGGKKYEELWRRLGLSVDWSLLYSTISPLAQKISQRSFLDLYQKGRIYRADRPTLWCTTCQTALAQADLEAEEKDSQLVYIKALAETGEELVFATTRPELLPACMGISVHPEDKRYNHLIGKKIKMPLTKAEIILTADEATDMDFGSGVVYYCSFGGNECIEWLSRHPEAKPIKLLLPNGRFSELAGKYEGKKSLEVRKEIIEDLKESGALVKLEPTKHAVFVHERCKTDVEYIRTKQWFVKIIDLKKELKKRGEELNWYPKFMKAHLDNWIDGLKWDWCISRDRFYGVPFPLWHCQDCGEIILAKNSELPVDPKENLPKNPTCPKCQSRNIKGEMQVMDTWMTSSTTPLINNHWKENDERNIYPMSVRVQGFEIIRTWLFYTLVKAHLNTDSIPWKDVMISGWGLAKNGEKMSKSLNNFVTTESMLEKYGADALRFWSCGATLGMNLRFSEDDMRAGQKLLTKLWNATRFVMMNLEDYNQNTELSEKDLEESDRWILAEFQELIENVTNQFENYEFFKARNLLEHFFWIKFADNYIELVKGRLYGENPDKKLSAQFSLYQIISNLIKLFAPILPHISEEIYQQFFKSATSIHLEQWPATNSELKAESVSENGKKLLEIIAEIRKLKAEKGLKLSESFKQLAIESDSDFAEKIKGDLRNLSHAEKIEFTKSKKLKIEIKK from the coding sequence ATGATAAAAGAACTTCCAAAAAATTATAATGCGAAAGACTCTGAAAAAAAATGGCAGGATTTCTGGGAAAAAGAAGGGATTTACAAATTCGACAAGAATTCAAAAAGTCCTGTTTTTTCCATTGATACTCCTCCGCCGTACATTAGTTCTGATTCTCTCCACACCGGACACGCCATGAGCTATACTCAGGCGGAAATTATTGTCCGCTACCACCGGATGAAAGGAGAAAATATTTTCTATCCGATGGGCTTTGACGATAACGGCCTTCCAACAGAAAGATTTGTGGAGAAAAAATACAAAGTGGATAAATCAAAAATCACCCGCCAAGAATTTGTCGAACTCTGCCTCAAAGAAACTCGAGAAGGCGGAAAGAAATATGAAGAACTTTGGAGAAGATTGGGGCTTAGCGTTGATTGGTCGCTTCTCTATTCCACCATCAGTCCTTTAGCACAGAAGATTTCCCAAAGATCTTTTTTAGATTTATATCAAAAAGGAAGAATCTATCGAGCTGATCGGCCAACGCTTTGGTGCACTACTTGCCAAACAGCGCTCGCTCAAGCCGATCTTGAAGCCGAAGAAAAAGACAGCCAGCTAGTCTATATTAAGGCTCTAGCAGAAACCGGCGAAGAATTGGTATTCGCCACCACGCGTCCTGAACTTCTTCCGGCTTGCATGGGGATTTCAGTTCATCCCGAAGATAAAAGATACAATCATCTTATCGGAAAAAAGATAAAAATGCCTCTTACTAAAGCAGAAATAATCTTGACAGCCGACGAAGCTACGGATATGGATTTTGGAAGCGGTGTGGTTTACTACTGCAGTTTTGGAGGAAACGAGTGTATTGAATGGCTCTCTCGACACCCAGAAGCTAAACCAATAAAGCTTCTTCTTCCCAACGGAAGATTTTCAGAATTGGCCGGAAAGTATGAAGGCAAAAAATCTCTTGAAGTGAGAAAAGAAATAATTGAAGATCTGAAGGAATCTGGCGCTTTAGTAAAATTAGAGCCGACTAAACATGCTGTTTTTGTCCATGAGCGATGCAAAACCGATGTCGAATATATTAGGACTAAACAATGGTTCGTTAAAATAATAGACCTTAAAAAAGAACTCAAAAAACGTGGCGAAGAATTAAATTGGTATCCGAAATTTATGAAAGCTCATTTGGATAATTGGATTGACGGGCTCAAATGGGATTGGTGCATTTCCCGCGATCGTTTTTACGGAGTGCCATTTCCTCTTTGGCATTGCCAGGATTGCGGAGAAATAATTTTGGCCAAGAATTCAGAGCTTCCCGTCGACCCGAAGGAAAACCTCCCGAAAAATCCAACCTGTCCCAAGTGCCAAAGCCGGAACATCAAAGGCGAGATGCAAGTGATGGATACTTGGATGACTTCTTCCACTACTCCCCTCATTAATAATCATTGGAAAGAAAATGATGAAAGAAATATCTATCCGATGAGCGTTCGGGTGCAGGGATTTGAAATAATCCGCACTTGGCTTTTTTATACTTTGGTCAAAGCGCATCTCAACACTGATTCCATTCCTTGGAAAGATGTGATGATTTCCGGCTGGGGACTGGCCAAAAACGGAGAAAAAATGAGCAAATCGCTCAATAATTTTGTTACCACAGAAAGCATGCTGGAAAAATACGGCGCCGACGCTTTGCGCTTCTGGTCCTGCGGAGCCACCCTCGGAATGAACCTGCGCTTCAGCGAGGATGATATGCGCGCTGGACAGAAACTTTTGACCAAGCTTTGGAACGCCACCCGCTTTGTGATGATGAACTTAGAAGATTACAATCAAAACACAGAGTTATCAGAAAAAGATCTTGAGGAATCCGACCGATGGATCCTGGCCGAATTTCAAGAGCTGATTGAGAATGTCACAAACCAGTTTGAAAATTATGAATTTTTCAAAGCCAGAAATCTGCTAGAGCACTTCTTCTGGATCAAGTTTGCGGATAATTATATCGAGCTGGTAAAAGGAAGGCTTTATGGAGAAAATCCTGACAAAAAGTTATCGGCTCAGTTTTCCTTGTATCAAATAATTTCCAACCTGATCAAGCTTTTTGCTCCTATTCTTCCTCACATTTCCGAGGAGATTTACCAGCAATTTTTCAAATCTGCAACATCGATTCATCTAGAACAATGGCCAGCAACTAATTCTGAACTAAAAGCTGAGAGCGTTTCTGAAAATGGGAAGAAGCTGCTAGAAATTATCGCTGAAATCCGGAAACTCAAAGCGGAAAAAGGCTTGAAGCTTAGCGAATCTTTCAAACAGTTGGCCATTGAATCAGACAGCGATTTTGCGGAGAAAATAAAAGGAGATCTTCGAAATCTTTCCCATGCGGAAAAAATAGAATTTACCAAATCGAAAAAATTAAAAATAGAAATCAAAAAATAA
- a CDS encoding DUF378 domain-containing protein produces MKNLNSLDWVAIIILIIGGLNWGLVGIFGFDLVKAIFGDMSILSRIVYLIVGISSVYAIVLSFQLAKVKGEQVGQHA; encoded by the coding sequence ATGAAAAACCTAAATTCTTTGGATTGGGTTGCCATAATAATCCTTATTATCGGGGGTTTGAATTGGGGGTTGGTTGGAATTTTTGGTTTCGATTTGGTTAAGGCTATTTTCGGGGATATGTCAATTTTGTCTAGGATTGTTTATTTAATCGTAGGAATTTCTTCTGTTTACGCCATAGTGTTGTCTTTTCAATTGGCTAAAGTTAAAGGAGAACAAGTCGGCCAACACGCCTAA
- a CDS encoding HU family DNA-binding protein: MAKMTKSQLMAALAEKTGLAKKDVTTLMEELVNMAYSEVKKSGLFILPGFGKMVKANRKARAGINPATGAKIQIAAKTVVKFRLAKAAKEAVL, translated from the coding sequence ATGGCGAAGATGACCAAGTCACAGCTTATGGCAGCACTGGCCGAAAAGACCGGTCTTGCGAAGAAAGACGTGACAACGCTGATGGAAGAACTCGTAAACATGGCTTACTCTGAAGTCAAAAAGAGCGGTCTGTTTATTCTTCCAGGATTCGGAAAAATGGTTAAAGCAAACAGGAAGGCAAGAGCTGGAATCAATCCGGCTACTGGAGCAAAAATTCAAATTGCTGCCAAAACTGTTGTAAAATTCCGATTAGCCAAAGCTGCCAAAGAAGCAGTATTATAG
- the panD gene encoding aspartate 1-decarboxylase, with the protein MRFVLRSKIHKANVTEANLGYIGSVTIDGDLVEKSGLWPGEKVLIVSNTSGAWLETYIISGKKKSGIICMNGATAHLIKKGEEVIIMGFELTGKPLKVKKILVDKKNKFVKYL; encoded by the coding sequence ATGCGATTTGTCTTACGTTCGAAAATTCATAAAGCCAATGTTACCGAAGCCAATCTGGGCTATATAGGCAGTGTTACCATTGATGGCGATCTGGTGGAAAAATCCGGACTTTGGCCGGGCGAGAAAGTGTTGATCGTGAGTAATACCAGCGGAGCGTGGCTGGAAACGTATATAATTTCCGGCAAAAAGAAGTCGGGAATCATCTGCATGAACGGTGCCACAGCGCACCTCATCAAAAAAGGGGAAGAAGTCATCATTATGGGCTTCGAACTTACCGGCAAGCCTCTCAAGGTTAAAAAAATCTTAGTGGATAAGAAAAATAAATTCGTGAAGTATTTGTAA
- a CDS encoding virulence protein RhuM/Fic/DOC family protein → MEKEVIIYQGKSGAIELKGDFKRETIWANLQQIADLFEADKSGISRHIKNIFSNGELAKKSTVAKIATVRKEGNREIKREIEFYNLDMILSVGYRVNSKKATEFRKWATKTLRQHILEGYTLNKKQLAKNYEAFLKAVEDVKKLLPSGGKVRAEDALELMKIFASTWLSLDAYDKETLPKIGATKKQVRITADNISEILLKFREELISQKEASELFGTERTKGDAAGIVGNVFQAFGGKDLYPTLEEKAAHLLYFMVKDHPFVDGNKRSGAFAFVWFLRKAKILDTRRLTPEALTALTLLVAESRPKDKERMVGLILILLK, encoded by the coding sequence ATGGAAAAAGAAGTTATTATCTACCAAGGAAAATCAGGTGCCATCGAACTCAAGGGCGATTTTAAACGTGAAACGATCTGGGCCAATTTGCAACAAATTGCGGATCTTTTTGAAGCTGATAAATCCGGTATTTCTAGGCATATAAAGAATATTTTTAGTAATGGAGAATTAGCAAAAAAATCAACTGTTGCAAAAATTGCAACAGTTCGAAAAGAAGGCAATAGGGAAATAAAACGAGAAATCGAATTTTATAATTTAGACATGATTCTTTCCGTCGGATATCGGGTGAATTCTAAGAAGGCGACGGAATTCAGAAAATGGGCGACCAAAACCCTGCGCCAGCACATCTTGGAAGGCTATACGTTGAACAAAAAACAATTGGCCAAAAATTATGAAGCTTTTCTCAAAGCCGTCGAAGACGTCAAAAAGCTTTTGCCTTCTGGCGGAAAAGTCAGAGCGGAGGATGCCCTGGAACTTATGAAGATATTCGCTTCAACCTGGCTTTCACTGGATGCCTATGATAAAGAAACTTTACCGAAGATTGGCGCGACAAAAAAGCAAGTCAGAATAACTGCAGACAATATCTCTGAAATATTATTAAAATTTAGGGAAGAATTGATTTCCCAAAAAGAGGCAAGTGAATTATTTGGGACTGAAAGGACAAAAGGCGATGCAGCCGGAATTGTGGGAAATGTTTTCCAGGCCTTCGGCGGAAAAGATTTATATCCGACTTTGGAAGAAAAGGCGGCACATCTTTTGTATTTTATGGTCAAAGACCATCCTTTTGTCGATGGAAACAAGCGAAGCGGAGCATTTGCTTTCGTTTGGTTTTTGCGCAAGGCCAAAATTTTAGATACTCGCCGATTAACTCCGGAAGCTTTGACAGCCCTGACTCTTTTGGTGGCGGAAAGTAGACCAAAAGATAAAGAGCGTATGGTCGGGCTAATCTTGATCCTGCTTAAATAA